In Parasegetibacter sp. NRK P23, a single genomic region encodes these proteins:
- a CDS encoding GTP-binding protein: MTMLSKKLPVTVLSGFLGAGKTTLLNHVLNNREGLRVAVIVNDMSEVNIDAQLVKNGGTLSKTEEKLVEMSNGCICCTLREDLLREVERLASEDRFDYLLIESTGISEPLPVAQTFSYKDEQNGIDLSSIAQLDTLVTVVDGFNFIRDYTSQQSLRDRALTDMEDDRRSIVHLLTEQIEFANVIVLNKTDLISEAQSATLHQLLRELNPGALVIPAEKSRVDLKCILNTGLFDFDNESKRPEWVAEMNKVHTPETDEYGISSFVLKSKRPFHPERFWDYVNEHWPENVIRSKGLFWLASRPDEALNWSQAGGNLSVEKAGVWWASMAYGERIRYASFLDNQKEIEARWNKQWGDRYNELVIIGQDLNKELVASELNACLCTDAEAESMMKGKFVKDRFPVG, translated from the coding sequence ATGACTATGCTTTCTAAAAAACTTCCCGTTACCGTACTCAGCGGCTTTCTCGGGGCGGGAAAAACAACACTCCTCAATCACGTACTCAACAACCGTGAAGGACTTCGTGTAGCCGTGATCGTGAATGATATGAGTGAAGTGAACATTGATGCGCAACTCGTAAAGAACGGCGGCACACTCAGTAAAACAGAAGAGAAGCTTGTTGAAATGAGCAATGGTTGCATCTGCTGTACCCTGCGGGAGGACCTGCTCCGCGAAGTGGAACGCCTCGCCAGTGAAGACCGGTTCGATTACCTGCTCATCGAAAGTACAGGCATCAGTGAACCACTTCCGGTGGCCCAGACCTTCTCTTATAAGGATGAACAGAACGGGATCGATCTGAGCAGCATCGCGCAACTGGATACTCTGGTAACCGTGGTGGACGGTTTTAATTTCATCCGCGATTATACTTCGCAACAAAGCCTCCGCGACCGCGCACTTACCGATATGGAAGACGACCGCCGTTCCATCGTACACCTGCTCACAGAACAGATCGAATTCGCCAATGTGATCGTACTGAACAAAACCGATCTTATTTCCGAAGCGCAATCGGCTACTTTGCACCAGTTGCTCCGCGAGTTGAATCCCGGCGCCCTGGTGATCCCTGCCGAGAAGAGCCGTGTGGACCTCAAATGTATCCTCAATACCGGCCTTTTCGATTTTGACAACGAAAGCAAACGCCCGGAATGGGTGGCGGAAATGAACAAAGTACATACACCTGAAACAGACGAGTACGGCATCAGTTCTTTTGTATTAAAGAGCAAACGCCCTTTCCATCCGGAACGTTTCTGGGATTACGTGAATGAGCATTGGCCGGAAAACGTGATCAGAAGCAAGGGGCTTTTCTGGTTGGCAAGCCGCCCGGACGAGGCTTTGAACTGGAGTCAGGCCGGTGGCAATCTTTCCGTTGAAAAAGCTGGTGTATGGTGGGCCAGCATGGCTTACGGAGAAAGGATCCGCTATGCTTCCTTCCTGGATAATCAAAAAGAAATAGAAGCCAGGTGGAACAAACAATGGGGCGACCGCTACAACGAACTCGTGATCATCGGGCAGGACCTCAATAAAGAACTGGTTGCTTCGGAACTGAACGCGTGTTTGTGTACGGATGCTGAGGCGGAAAGTATGATGAAAGGAAAGTTTGTGAAAGACCGGTTCCCGGTCGGGTAA
- a CDS encoding T9SS type A sorting domain-containing protein gives MKRGILFLIFLIGAITITHAQPLNPAPANLPVKLISFKASVVNGSTNLTWQTAAEINSKEFVVEHSVEGTQWTKVGVVNAAGNSSVTQQYAFTHTQPAEGLNLYRLRTIDFDGSSELSTTLRVAINNALVSGIRLYPIPVSDHLIVDLTEFKESFTYTIIDANGRELKRGIVTRNKQRIGLQELKPGVYFFKTEQSGAIRFVK, from the coding sequence ATGAAAAGAGGCATACTTTTTTTGATTTTTCTTATCGGAGCTATCACCATCACCCATGCGCAGCCGCTGAATCCGGCGCCGGCAAACCTTCCGGTTAAACTCATCAGTTTTAAGGCCAGTGTGGTAAATGGTTCAACAAACCTGACCTGGCAAACAGCCGCGGAAATTAACAGCAAGGAGTTCGTAGTAGAACACAGTGTGGAGGGCACACAATGGACGAAAGTTGGCGTTGTAAATGCCGCGGGTAACAGCTCTGTTACCCAGCAATACGCTTTTACACACACACAACCCGCAGAAGGATTGAACTTATACCGGTTAAGAACAATAGATTTTGATGGGTCTTCCGAACTGAGTACCACACTCCGCGTTGCCATCAACAATGCGCTGGTTTCAGGTATACGACTGTACCCCATTCCAGTATCAGATCACCTTATCGTTGATCTGACTGAGTTTAAGGAATCCTTTACTTACACAATCATAGATGCAAATGGCAGGGAGTTGAAACGCGGTATCGTTACGCGGAACAAACAACGGATCGGCTTGCAGGAACTTAAACCAGGTGTTTACTTTTTTAAAACGGAGCAATCCGGGGCGATCAGGTTTGTAAAATAA
- a CDS encoding Crp/Fnr family transcriptional regulator has product MEQIRTYFERKLKMTDGDWLYFRAKLKKYAFPKKSLLLREGQVENHLSFIETGTVRFFVAGAEDERTFGFAFANNFVSAYDSFLARTPSVYHMEMLTPGVLWRLTYSDLQDVYANTGIGNQIGRLACEELFLKKSKRELSLLNETATQRYLNLMEEQPLLFQQVPLKYIASYIGITPQALSRIRKRIS; this is encoded by the coding sequence ATGGAGCAGATCAGAACTTACTTTGAACGAAAGTTGAAAATGACCGACGGCGACTGGTTGTACTTTCGAGCTAAACTGAAAAAGTATGCTTTCCCGAAGAAAAGCCTTTTGCTCCGGGAGGGACAGGTAGAAAACCATTTGTCTTTCATTGAAACCGGAACCGTGCGCTTCTTTGTTGCCGGAGCAGAAGATGAACGTACTTTCGGGTTCGCTTTTGCCAATAATTTTGTGAGCGCATACGACTCCTTCCTCGCAAGAACGCCATCCGTATACCACATGGAAATGCTTACGCCCGGCGTACTCTGGCGCCTTACCTATAGTGATCTCCAGGACGTGTACGCGAATACCGGCATAGGCAACCAGATCGGAAGGCTGGCCTGCGAGGAACTTTTCCTCAAAAAATCAAAACGGGAACTTTCCCTGCTGAATGAAACCGCGACGCAACGTTACCTCAACCTGATGGAGGAGCAGCCGTTATTGTTTCAGCAGGTGCCTTTAAAATATATTGCTTCCTACATCGGCATCACCCCGCAGGCGCTGAGCAGGATTCGCAAACGCATTTCTTAA
- a CDS encoding family 16 glycosylhydrolase yields the protein MKNLFNAQPNWLRQVKKNGAMLVLATGVAAAGIVLASFDESEVADKKKKWKLVWSDEFNKNGRPDSTKWDYETGFARNHEAQWYQPENAWCEGGNLIIEARKEEKPNPLYVSGSNDWRKSREKIEYTSSSLRTLKSQTWQYGRFEMRAKIDTAPGMWPAWWTLGINGEWPSNGEIDIMEYYRGKLLANIAVGTDQRYKAEWHSETRKVSEMGAGWSDNFHIWRMDWDENEIALYVDDKLLIKVPQSKLNNKNASGIVPFKQPHYMILNLALGGDNGGDPSLTSYPRRYVIDYVRVYQEK from the coding sequence ATGAAAAATCTATTTAACGCCCAACCGAACTGGTTGCGGCAGGTGAAAAAAAACGGCGCCATGCTTGTGCTGGCAACAGGTGTGGCGGCCGCAGGTATTGTGTTGGCTTCTTTTGATGAAAGTGAAGTGGCCGACAAGAAAAAGAAATGGAAACTGGTTTGGTCCGATGAATTTAATAAAAACGGCAGGCCCGATTCCACGAAGTGGGACTATGAAACCGGTTTCGCCCGTAACCATGAAGCACAATGGTACCAACCGGAGAACGCCTGGTGCGAGGGCGGTAACCTGATTATCGAGGCCCGTAAAGAGGAAAAACCCAATCCGCTGTATGTTAGTGGCAGCAACGATTGGAGAAAGTCCAGAGAGAAGATCGAATACACTTCTTCCAGCCTGAGAACACTTAAAAGCCAGACCTGGCAGTATGGAAGATTTGAGATGCGCGCGAAGATAGATACCGCGCCCGGCATGTGGCCCGCCTGGTGGACCCTCGGCATCAACGGCGAATGGCCCTCCAATGGCGAAATAGATATCATGGAGTATTACCGCGGGAAACTGCTTGCAAATATAGCCGTGGGCACCGACCAGCGCTATAAAGCCGAATGGCACAGCGAAACCCGCAAAGTAAGCGAAATGGGCGCGGGTTGGAGTGATAATTTTCACATCTGGCGCATGGATTGGGATGAAAACGAGATCGCTTTGTATGTGGACGACAAACTCCTGATCAAAGTACCCCAAAGTAAACTCAACAACAAGAATGCATCAGGGATCGTTCCTTTCAAACAACCGCATTACATGATCCTTAACCTGGCCCTCGGTGGGGATAATGGCGGTGATCCTTCGCTCACAAGTTATCCCAGGCGGTATGTGATCGATTATGTACGTGTTTACCAGGAGAAATAA